From the Teredinibacter turnerae T7901 genome, one window contains:
- a CDS encoding ATP-binding protein, producing the protein MPIKFPNSSLVIPLKKLGGDILRNSEDSLFVGRKRVKKRLYDALSCASKMGSGGSFLIGGYRGVGKTALANKTIEEFTKVNKNKIELLRTDIDLGINDSISANAILCEIAEQTNDHIKRVLKKDIYKMAIITLAIFLFMMVEKIDSEYLAIYNIPTIETTTYLLC; encoded by the coding sequence ATGCCAATCAAATTTCCCAATTCATCGCTAGTAATTCCACTAAAAAAACTGGGCGGGGATATCTTAAGAAACTCAGAAGACAGCCTGTTTGTGGGACGAAAACGAGTTAAAAAAAGACTCTACGATGCATTATCGTGCGCATCGAAAATGGGCTCAGGGGGAAGCTTTTTAATTGGCGGCTACAGAGGAGTTGGAAAAACAGCACTGGCAAATAAAACAATTGAAGAATTTACGAAAGTCAATAAAAACAAAATTGAACTACTCAGAACAGATATCGACCTTGGAATAAACGATAGCATATCGGCTAATGCAATACTTTGTGAAATTGCCGAGCAAACCAATGATCACATTAAGAGGGTTCTAAAGAAAGATATTTACAAAATGGCGATTATTACCTTAGCCATATTTTTGTTTATGATGGTAGAAAAAATAGACTCAGAATATCTCGCCATATACAACATACCGACAATAGAAACAACAACATATCTTTTATGTTGA